From Argopecten irradians isolate NY chromosome 12, Ai_NY, whole genome shotgun sequence, one genomic window encodes:
- the LOC138335933 gene encoding mucin-3A-like, which translates to MIRKKNEQSDSDDSEDENDIDTTSSTTRPSPRNTTPTTPSSPLSSTNTATIKPTTDTPASIPSTTGNGRGPGQMTTNNGRDDSKGTTRRTTATLGQTTTTFGPITTSELTLTPSPQSSNTVTIAILAAVAGLVFIIIIILAFCLAWRKWCQRLPVTGEETGGDKSTYHMYSEIDRTTVILDEETRGASGYPATRAVPTAPSYDVILDNQINDKTYDKLHQKENVESKNTYSVIDIRQVDLNDPLLNTYDVMSNITGKPVSVSGTLEPGPEETPHVSSNRNADNNTNNSVTMETPDGGQYFLLEKIPENTETAVKNEDQALLTENDNYFKLEPRDFSQE; encoded by the exons ATGATAAGGAAGAAGAACGAAC AATCAGATTCAGACGACAGTGAGGATGAAAACGATATCGATACAACGTCATCTACTACTCGACCATCACCCAGAAATACAACTCCTACCACACCCTCCTCCCCGCTTTCCTCAACCAACACCGCCACCATTAAACCCACCACCGACACCCCCGCCTCCATCCCATCCACAACAGGCAATGGCAGAGGTCCGGGGCAGATGACAACAAACAATGGAAGAGATGATTCGAAGGGAACAACTAGACGGACTACAGCAACTTTGGGCCAAACAACCACAACCTTTGGGCCTATAACGACATCAG AACTGACCTTGACTCCGTCCCCTCAGAGTTCCAACACGGTCACCATCGCCATATTGGCAGCTGTGGCAGGACTAGtgtttattatcatcatcatcctgGCTTTTTGTCTGGCCTGGCGGAAGTGGTGTCAGAGACTTCCGGTTACAGGAGAGGAAACGGGTGGGGACAAATCCACTTACCACATGTACTCCGAGATTGACCGCACCACA GTTATCTTGGATGAGGAAACCAGAGGTGCATCAGGTTATCCCGCCACAAGAGCTGTCCCTACTGCACCATCTTATGACGTCATACTCGACAATCAGATCAACGATAAAACATATGACAAGCTGCACCAAAAGGAAAACGTGGAATCTAAAAATACCTATTCTGTTATAGACATCAGACAAGTTGATTTAAACGATCCACTGTTGAATACATATGACGTCATGTCTAATATTACAGGAAAACCAGTCAGTGTGTCCGGTACGTTAGAACCGGGCCCTGAGGAGACCCCACATGTTTCTTCAAACCGTAACGCGgacaataatacaaataattctgtaaccatggaaacgcCAGATGGGGGTCAGTACTTTTTACTGGAAAAAATTCCCGAAAATACAGAAACAGCTGTCAAAAATGAGGACCAGGCACTTTTAACTGAAAATGACAACTACTTTAAACTTGAACCTAGAGATTTTTCACAAGAGTAA